A stretch of Heliomicrobium undosum DNA encodes these proteins:
- a CDS encoding RiPP maturation radical SAM C-methyltransferase — protein MKLLLVNMPWGKIDFPSIQLGILKSYLSRNGIVTDVSYQNLVFANRIGIDLYAKLSISSRYAYLLEWLFNEFLITDTSLGKELQQSQERDIKELITLKNANPFLTDQYQPTPLGNVQAVNEKFIEDELVKVCRQIKNEIIPDFFYQLLNSIPFVEYDIIGFTCSFSQTAPALSLARIIKKKYKDKIIILGGNAVSGDMGMEYLRVFPWIDYIVYGEGERALLQIVEHLRNNDYRLGGGHDLKGILYRHYGYRGGSSMDNCGGGEGSGPGNDDGSLAIIKTPPQPLIPMDEVPLPDYDDYFRQIQSIEKTTGKKLKQDTLLFETARGCWWGERVQCKFCSLNGEHLHFRCKQWETVYEDLCALAKRYERNSLICVDNILRYPSFAPLLKALPEDKLDLELFWEVKPNLTKEQLESLAKAGVKRVQAGIESFSTDVLKLIDKGSTKVKNVQFIKNCYALDIQVSYNFLFGFPNEKPDSYYDLLNLFPLIYHLTPPLYPPKPMILQRFSRYFLEADRCNITNIRPMEQYRLIYPMDELNIEEIATNYAFDCAEMPDDFDYLNRITDSIKEWNILFGGSSRPVLAYEAGAGYVKVYDSRFGQFKSTILRGMVADIYRHCDQIKPLSSIMEAVRADCNSGDGGDAMIIKTLDELLLKKLMIREEDKFLSLAVNLKDIQSRIPHQTLKNIVHAKLYHLFEEIH, from the coding sequence ATGAAACTGCTGCTCGTCAATATGCCCTGGGGGAAGATCGATTTTCCCTCTATACAGTTAGGTATATTAAAAAGTTACCTATCCAGGAACGGGATTGTAACGGATGTGTCCTATCAGAACTTGGTTTTCGCAAACAGGATCGGCATCGATTTGTACGCCAAGCTATCCATCAGCTCGCGTTACGCCTACCTCTTAGAATGGCTGTTTAACGAATTCCTCATCACCGATACGTCCCTGGGCAAAGAACTTCAGCAATCACAGGAAAGGGACATCAAAGAACTGATCACGCTGAAAAACGCCAACCCTTTTCTCACCGATCAGTATCAGCCGACGCCGCTTGGCAATGTGCAGGCGGTCAATGAGAAGTTCATCGAAGATGAACTGGTCAAGGTCTGCCGGCAGATCAAGAACGAGATCATCCCCGATTTCTTTTATCAACTACTGAACAGCATCCCTTTTGTCGAGTACGACATCATCGGTTTCACCTGTTCTTTCAGCCAGACGGCGCCGGCGCTGAGCCTCGCTCGGATCATCAAAAAGAAATACAAGGATAAGATCATCATCCTCGGGGGGAATGCCGTCAGCGGCGATATGGGGATGGAATACCTGCGTGTGTTCCCCTGGATCGACTACATTGTCTATGGCGAAGGGGAAAGAGCGCTACTTCAAATCGTTGAGCATCTTCGGAACAACGACTACCGGCTCGGCGGCGGGCATGACCTAAAAGGTATCCTTTACCGTCACTACGGTTATCGAGGCGGCAGCAGCATGGACAACTGTGGCGGGGGCGAGGGGAGCGGCCCCGGTAATGACGATGGCAGCCTCGCGATCATCAAGACCCCACCGCAGCCACTGATCCCAATGGACGAGGTGCCCCTTCCCGACTACGATGATTACTTCAGACAGATCCAGTCGATCGAAAAGACCACTGGCAAAAAACTGAAACAGGACACGCTCCTCTTCGAAACAGCCCGTGGGTGTTGGTGGGGAGAGCGCGTCCAGTGCAAGTTTTGCAGCCTCAACGGAGAGCACCTGCACTTCCGGTGCAAGCAGTGGGAGACAGTCTATGAAGACCTCTGCGCCTTAGCGAAACGGTATGAAAGAAACAGCCTCATCTGCGTCGACAACATCCTGCGCTATCCCTCCTTCGCGCCGCTGCTCAAGGCACTGCCGGAAGACAAGCTGGACCTGGAACTCTTTTGGGAGGTAAAACCCAACCTGACCAAGGAGCAGCTCGAATCATTGGCCAAAGCAGGGGTCAAACGGGTACAAGCCGGCATCGAGAGTTTCAGCACCGACGTGTTGAAGCTGATCGACAAAGGCTCGACCAAAGTCAAGAACGTGCAGTTTATCAAGAACTGCTACGCCTTGGACATCCAGGTCTCCTATAATTTTCTCTTCGGTTTTCCCAATGAAAAGCCCGATTCCTACTATGACCTGCTCAACCTATTTCCGCTGATCTATCACCTGACGCCGCCGCTCTACCCGCCGAAACCGATGATCCTGCAACGGTTCAGCCGATACTTCCTGGAAGCCGACCGGTGCAACATCACCAACATCCGACCGATGGAGCAATACAGGTTGATCTATCCCATGGATGAGTTGAATATCGAAGAGATCGCCACAAATTACGCCTTCGATTGCGCTGAGATGCCGGACGATTTCGACTATTTAAACCGGATCACGGACTCGATCAAGGAGTGGAACATTCTCTTCGGAGGGAGCAGCCGGCCTGTCCTCGCCTATGAAGCAGGGGCCGGGTATGTGAAGGTTTACGATTCCAGGTTCGGACAGTTCAAAAGCACCATTCTGCGGGGGATGGTGGCCGACATCTACCGGCACTGCGACCAGATCAAACCGCTCAGCAGCATTATGGAAGCGGTGAGGGCGGACTGCAACAGCGGAGATGGGGGCGACGCCATGATCATCAAGACCCTCGATGAACTCCTGTTGAAAAAGCTGATGATCCGGGAAGAAGACAAGTTTTTATCCCTTGCCGTCAATCTCAAGGATATCCAAAGTCGTATCCCCCATCAGACCCTAAAAAACATCGTCCACGCCAAGCTATACCACCTGTTTGAGGAGATTCATTAG
- a CDS encoding symporter small accessory protein has translation MLGLHDPWIAGAYLLCIASTLLCVGYAYWGQHQEE, from the coding sequence TTGCTCGGACTGCACGATCCCTGGATTGCGGGCGCCTATCTGCTCTGCATTGCCTCGACGCTGCTCTGTGTCGGCTACGCCTACTGGGGCCAGCATCAGGAGGAATAA
- a CDS encoding sodium:solute symporter family protein: MKHGLLYIMLAFYLGATVLLGYLGYRHTRSSKDYLIAGGNIHPFLMALAYGSTFISTSAIVGFGGAAGVYGMSLLWLTVFNIFVGIFIAFVFYGVKTRKLAHQLGVHTFPEFLGARFSSPFIRNFSASVIALSMPLYAAAVMIGGARYMEEAMQINYTTSMIIFAVIVLAYVFFGGLRGVIYNDALQSSIMFVGMGVLLYLTYDKLGGVVTAHEKLGALKDLVPQALAAKGHLGWTAMPQFGSEIWWFVVSTLVLGVGIGVLAQPQLAVRYMTVSGKKDIYRALSVGGVFILFMTGTAFTVGALSNVYFMEQSGKLALAATAIGGAAPNVDKIIPLFITQAMPEWIMYLFLLSLLAAAMSTLSGQFHLIATSLTYDLNPKAKKGDQKTLLWARVGTVIGFTLTLLLALQLPPSIIAIATALFFGMCASAFLPMYTAALYWPKVTPAGATWSMISATVTYLVLVLFVHEKEAAIFGVCQQFFGVKTLATAPWTYIDPMVISLPVSAIVLVAVSLMTQKSAQAEIPPAPLTETAASTKELGQ; the protein is encoded by the coding sequence GTGAAACACGGTCTCCTTTACATCATGTTGGCCTTTTATCTTGGCGCCACGGTGCTCCTCGGCTATCTGGGATACCGGCACACGCGCTCGTCCAAGGATTACCTCATCGCCGGCGGCAACATCCATCCCTTCCTGATGGCCCTGGCCTACGGCTCCACCTTCATCTCCACCTCGGCCATCGTCGGTTTCGGCGGCGCCGCCGGCGTCTACGGCATGAGCCTGTTATGGCTCACCGTCTTCAACATCTTCGTGGGTATCTTCATCGCCTTCGTCTTCTATGGCGTTAAGACGCGCAAACTGGCCCACCAACTGGGCGTGCATACCTTCCCCGAATTTCTCGGCGCCCGCTTCTCCTCCCCTTTCATCCGCAACTTCTCGGCCAGCGTCATCGCCCTTTCCATGCCCCTCTACGCCGCAGCCGTCATGATCGGCGGCGCCCGCTACATGGAAGAGGCCATGCAGATCAACTACACCACCTCCATGATCATCTTCGCCGTCATCGTCCTGGCCTACGTCTTCTTCGGCGGCCTGCGGGGGGTCATCTACAATGACGCCTTGCAGAGTTCCATCATGTTCGTCGGCATGGGCGTCCTGCTCTACCTCACCTATGATAAGTTGGGCGGCGTCGTGACGGCCCACGAAAAGCTGGGCGCCCTCAAAGACCTGGTGCCCCAGGCGCTGGCAGCCAAAGGCCACCTCGGCTGGACGGCTATGCCCCAGTTCGGGTCCGAGATCTGGTGGTTTGTCGTCTCCACCCTCGTCCTCGGCGTCGGCATCGGCGTCCTCGCCCAGCCGCAACTCGCCGTCCGCTACATGACCGTCTCCGGCAAAAAGGATATCTACCGCGCCCTGAGCGTGGGCGGCGTCTTCATCCTCTTCATGACCGGAACGGCCTTTACCGTCGGCGCTCTCTCCAACGTCTACTTCATGGAGCAGTCAGGCAAACTCGCCCTGGCGGCCACGGCCATTGGCGGCGCCGCGCCGAACGTCGACAAGATCATCCCCCTGTTCATCACCCAGGCCATGCCTGAGTGGATCATGTACCTCTTCCTGCTCTCGCTCCTGGCGGCGGCCATGTCTACCTTGAGCGGCCAGTTCCACCTCATCGCCACGTCGCTCACTTATGACCTGAACCCCAAGGCGAAAAAAGGCGACCAAAAAACGCTCCTCTGGGCGCGCGTCGGCACCGTCATCGGCTTCACCCTCACCCTGCTGCTGGCGCTCCAGCTTCCGCCCAGCATCATCGCCATCGCCACGGCCCTCTTCTTCGGCATGTGCGCCTCCGCCTTCCTGCCCATGTACACGGCCGCCCTCTACTGGCCCAAGGTGACGCCGGCCGGTGCGACCTGGAGCATGATCTCGGCCACCGTCACCTACCTCGTCCTGGTCCTCTTCGTCCATGAGAAAGAAGCGGCCATCTTCGGCGTCTGCCAGCAGTTCTTTGGCGTAAAAACCCTGGCGACAGCCCCCTGGACTTACATCGACCCCATGGTGATCAGCCTGCCTGTCAGCGCCATCGTCCTGGTGGCCGTCAGCCTGATGACGCAAAAATCTGCCCAGGCGGAGATCCCTCCGGCGCCTCTCACGGAGACGGCAGCCAGCACGAAGGAACTGGGGCAATAG